One genomic region from Rutidosis leptorrhynchoides isolate AG116_Rl617_1_P2 unplaced genomic scaffold, CSIRO_AGI_Rlap_v1 contig203, whole genome shotgun sequence encodes:
- the LOC139881860 gene encoding expansin-like B1, translating to MAPFSLKSLSFIYAALFVAQTLSDAATSSDSFVQSRATYYPNSEENGSEKGACGYGSFGATLNGGDVSAVSDLFRNGLGCGACYQVRCKNSYYCSDKGVTVVITDQGSSHNTDFIMTKKAFSKLAQTSYSAQSLLSLGVVDIEYKRVSCSYPGKNITIKIDENSNYPYYLAFGIWFQQGHKDITAVQLCETQNQVCKLLDRTYGAVWTTSSPPSGELSLRMLFSDGEDDETWLIPLNNIPKDWQPGQIYDTGVQVNL from the exons ATGGCTCCCTTTTCTCTAAAGTCTCTTAGCTTCATCTATGCCGCCTTGTTTGTAGCTCAAACTCTAAGTGATGCTGCTACGAGCAGCGACTCCTTCGTTCAGTCTCGAGCAACTTATTATCCTAATTCTGAAGAAAACGGATCAGAGA AAGGAGCATGCGGATATGGTTCATTCGGAGCAACGCTCAACGGAGGGGAtgtttcagctgtttctgatctcTTTCGCAATGGCCTTGGCTGTGGTGCTTGTTATCAG GTGAGATGCAAGAACAGCTACTACTGTTCAGACAAAGGAGTAACAGTCGTTATAACGGATCAAGGGTCGAGTCACAATACAGATTTTATTATGACCAAGAAAGCTTTTTCTAAGTTGGCTCAAACCAGCTATTCAGCTCAATCTTTACTTTCTCTTGGTGTTGTGGATATTGAATATAAAAG AGTTTCATGTAGCTACCCAGGTAAAAACATAACAATAAAGATAGATGAAAACAGCAATTACCCTTATTATTTGGCTTTTGGAATTTGGTTTCAACAAGGCCACAAGGACATCACCGCTGTGCAGCTCTGCGAG ACACAAAATCAGGTATGCAAGCTCCTAGACAGAACTTACGGAGCAGTCTGGACGACAAGCTCACCGCCAAGTGGAGAATTGTCTTTAAGGATGTTATTTAGTGATGGAGAAGATGATGAAACATGGCTAATTCCTCTCAACAACATTCCTAAAGACTGGCAACCTGGACAAATTTATGATACTGGTGTACAAGTCAACTTGTAG